The genomic interval CCTCGGGTGGCTCGCCGAACACTACCCCGCGCAAGGCCCCGACGACCTCGATGACCTGCTGACAAGGCTGCTTTTCGTCTCAGAACTGTGGGGGGAGGGCAATGCCTGACAACCCGCAACGCCCGGACCCCGCATGGCTTTCCGCAGCATTCGGCATGGAGCCGCGCGACGCCGTCGCATTCCTCAAAGGCAAGGGCCTCGCCGTCTCCGACAACTGGGCCGAAATGCTCGACGAGGCACACGCCCGCGCCTTCACCGTCGCCCGCTGCGCCCAACTCGACGTGCTCCGCGACATCCGCTCCGGGATGCTCGACGCCCTGAAAAACGGAAAGACCTTCCAGGAATTCAAAAAGGAGCTCCAGCCCCTCCTCGAAAAAAAAGGCTGGTGGGGGACAAAGAAAGTCACCGGGCCGGACGGCGTCGAACGCGTTGTCCAGCTCGGAAGCGACCGCCGCCTCAAAACCATCTACCGCACAAACACGCAGACCGCCTACATGGCCGGACGCATGAAGGCGCAGATGGGCTCCCCGTTCACGGAATACCTCCAGTACATCGCCGTCATGGACGGCGTGACGCGCCCAGCACACCGCGCCCTGAACGGCAGGGTCTACCCGAAGGATGACCCCGTCTGGGCATCCATCTACCCGCCGAACGGATTCAACTGCCGCTGCCGCGTCAGCGGCCTCACAAAGCGGGACGTGGAGCGCGACGGGCTCACCGTCGAGGACTCTTCCGGCCACACACTCCACCGCGACACCGAAGTCAAAACTGGCGGCCGGGTCTTCAAGACTAAACAGACCGGCGTCCGCGTCACCCTGGAAAACGGACAGCCCGGGGTCATGTGGACCGACCCCGGATTCAACGCCAGCCCCCTCGCATCACACCTCTTCGACCGGCAGCTCGTACAGAAGGCCGCCGCCGCACTCGGCGACGGGCCGGAGGCCTACGCCCTCGCACAAAACACCGTCCTTTCCGAAACACGCATGAAAGGATGGAGGGCTTTTGTGGACGTGTCGAGGCGCTCACCAACCGGTGAACAGCAAAACAAGACCATGACCGCCGGCATCCTGCCGTACCGGGTTGCCTCAGAAACTGGATTCTCACCTGTGCTTCATGTTCGTGACGGTTTAATCATGGGAAGAAAGGGGAGACGGCACGCGGAAACCGGTGATGCCCTGTCCGATGATGAATGGCGGCGGCTGCCGGAACTGCTCAGGGACGCGCAATGGTACCGGGACACAAAAAGCGGAAACACCGTCGCCGTCATGGAGGACGGGAAAATGTCCGCCGTATTCTCACAGGAGGGTAAGGCCGACACCGTCTACAGGGACGCCCACATCGCCCAGAAAATAAGGGACAAACTTTGGGTGGGCTTTTCAAATGAATGAGCGGGAGGAAAAAAAGCGCCCGGCCGCAAGCGTGGGTCT from Candidatus Hydrogenedentota bacterium carries:
- a CDS encoding minor capsid protein; this encodes MPDNPQRPDPAWLSAAFGMEPRDAVAFLKGKGLAVSDNWAEMLDEAHARAFTVARCAQLDVLRDIRSGMLDALKNGKTFQEFKKELQPLLEKKGWWGTKKVTGPDGVERVVQLGSDRRLKTIYRTNTQTAYMAGRMKAQMGSPFTEYLQYIAVMDGVTRPAHRALNGRVYPKDDPVWASIYPPNGFNCRCRVSGLTKRDVERDGLTVEDSSGHTLHRDTEVKTGGRVFKTKQTGVRVTLENGQPGVMWTDPGFNASPLASHLFDRQLVQKAAAALGDGPEAYALAQNTVLSETRMKGWRAFVDVSRRSPTGEQQNKTMTAGILPYRVASETGFSPVLHVRDGLIMGRKGRRHAETGDALSDDEWRRLPELLRDAQWYRDTKSGNTVAVMEDGKMSAVFSQEGKADTVYRDAHIAQKIRDKLWVGFSNE